The nucleotide window GGTGATTGCCAGATTAAAGAATATAGAAGCCCACAGCTTCCAAATAGAGGCATCATCTACATTATTATGATGATGGTGGTGATGATGATTATGATTATGGCCCATATATATGTGCTTTTCTCTTAGTTAAAGCAGCTAAAATATAACAGATTTAGTTACTGAACAGTTTGAAGATGGGACTTAAAAAAGAAAAGATACTTGCTGATTTCTGCCTTCTTCTTGTCTAATATTTTGACGCACTAGAAATTAAGAATGCTCTACGTACCAAATTGCAAAACTTGCAATCAAAGAAACTAAGAACAGGAAGTAGGCTTGCTTAACTGGTTTATCAGGCAGGAAGTTGTAGAGTGGGTTTTCAATAAAAAAAGCTTCTAACTGCTCCCGGCGAGACTTTTCTTCCGGAGCCAGCTCAGCTTCTTTCTTGACTAATACTTCAGCATCGCCATCAATTTCTTTCAGGCTTTCATTCAAGAATCCGGCTATAGTATATTGATCTACTTTACCGAGGTTACTTGCAATAAGGTAAGCGGGCGTACCCACCATAAAAATAGCTATACCAACTATAGACCGGTCAAGTACCGAGAGTTCTACAACCAACCCAAGTGCCATGCTTATTAAAATGCCTAAGCCCATGATGCAAAGTAATGCACTCAAAACCAGTCTTAGCTTCCAGTTATAAATTCCTTCTAGTAGTACTTGTGAACCTGTCATTGCCTTTTATTTAATTGTCCAGAATATGTGCATCCCAAATTTAGTTTTCAAGAGCTGTTTTCTCCCATTCATCCAATAATAACTGCATAAGAGACCTTATGGCTGAGCGTGATACGGCCTCCATATCCTCCTCCGTGATTTTATCGTTTACCTCGTAAGTAACCGCATCAATGCCAAAGGTATGATAAAACCAGTTTTTTGCAATAGGAGATGAAGTGTCAAATTCTTCAATATTGAAAGCCACATTCGGGTTTTCCGAAACCACCTTTCCAGTCCATTTTTGTGTGATGTTATCCGGAGACGTTCTCACTTCTTCATTAATTGGATAAAAGATATTTTCGTTGGTTGAATGAAAATCCAGCGCATAGAACATCACTTTTGATTCATCTTTTTTAATAGGCGTCAGGGCATCTCTCACCACTCTGTTTTCGGGTTGATTGAAGTTTTCCCAATCCCTGTTTAAGTCAACACCTCCGGCATTATGCCGCCAGTGGCCCATATCAACCCCATCTGGATTTAGCATTGGAAATGCTTCTACTATAAAGGTCTCTCGGAATCTTTTTGCTAAGTCCGTATCTGAGGCCAGTTCCTCCAGGAAAAATAATGAGGCAACGTACCCAGTCACTTCGGGAGGGTGCTGCCGACCCACCATAGCCAGAACAGGTGCCTTCTGACCTTCCGGAACTTCGGTAATCTCCAGCTTCCAAATAGTGCGTCCAAGCTTAGATTTTCCAGCTTCTTCTATCTGTACAAAATCTTTGCCAAGCACACCTCGCTTTTTAAGCTCGGGCTTTATTTCTGAGGATGTGTTCAAAGGCTGTCCACTTATTATGATTGGATCTTTGGCGAGAAGCACATTAAATGAGGCCGTGCCGGATACCGTGTCATATTCAACGGGTAATTGCATTTGCTCTTTCCAGATACTGTCGGGCCATACCCAGCTCTGCAGCTTTGGAATATATCTGTGTGTGGCATCCCGGTAATTTAGCCTTATCTTTGCTGTTCGAACGGTATCGCTCCATACTTTAAAAGCGTACCATGGACTATTATTTATAGGATAATTTTCCGACTCGATAAAAACCTCAAATGTGGAGTCATTAACAGCATAAAAATCATTCACGCGAGCGCCTTCAAATTCGTTACTAATCCAGACCTTTGGTGAGCCAACCCCAATTACCCTACGATCTTGAAGTTTTATTTTTTTGTCGGTCGTATTGGTGACGTCAGGTGGATCGTAAGAAAAGCCTGTAAACTCTTCCGTGCTTTTGCACGAAATCAGCAATAGTGAAACAATTGTTACCAGAAAATACTTAATCATAAAAGGACGTTGCTTGCATTAATAATGCAACAAAATTTAAAGCTTAAACTAAGATTTCAAAGATAACTAACATTCAGTTATACTTATCTCAAATAATATAAATCACTCGTTTGTTTACTACTAATTTAAAACTTCTAATTCGGCTGCTCTCGCTACTTGGCGTCTTCTGCCTGTCATTTAATATGGCAAATGCACAGGATGATTCTGATGATCCGGTACCACCACGGGTATGGAGTGTTAAGGTTGAAGGAAACAGAACTTTTGAATCTATTGTAATCAAAGATGTGATTTACAATGAATCTCCCTCTCCCTTAAAAAAGTTAATCTTTTGGAAAAAACCGGGAATGCTGCTAAACCTCAATGAGGTAAAAAGGGACGTTATCCGGATACAGCGGTTTTACCAGCGGCGTGGATTTGATGATGTAATAGTGAACTACAGAATAGAAGACTTGAATAAAGACTGGAGGAAATCAGTCATATTCGAAATTACGGAAAACACACCTATTCGAATTGAGACGGTTGATTTTGAAATTGCCTCATCTGAAGAAGACAGCTCCCTTATTATTAACAATGATGATTTTAGCCAGATCAAGAAAAAACTACCATATAAAAAGGGACAGCGATACGAGACGATTAATATAACTGAGGAGGAAGGACGGCTCACCGGATCCCTGAGAAACCTTGGTTATCCTTATGCCAAAACTCAAATCAATGCAGATATTGACAGCGTTTCTAAAAAAGCCTACCTAAACCTGATAAGCACACCGGGGCCACGAGCACGGTTTGATTCTGTTATTGTTGAGGGAGAAGAAAATCTGGCTGCAAAATACATTATTCGCGAAACTGGAATTGACCGTGGTGAATTATTCCGCGAAAACAAACTCAGGGAAGCACAACGTGAGGTATTCAGTCATCATCTCCTTCGCTTTGCATTGATTAACATTCCTGAACAACCCCAAGATTCTTCCATAAATGTCCAGGTTCGTGTTAAAGAAGCTCCCCTTCGGTCTGTTCAGCTTCAGTTTGGGGTTGGTAACTTAACCCGCATTGATGACGGCTGGGCTGATTTCTATAAAATATTCCGCGGACAAGCTTCGTGGACACATCGAAATGTACGGAGCCGTGGTGAACGACTGACTGTTACTGCGAATGCATCAGCCATTGAGCAACGATTTGGGACTACCTACTTGTTTCCGTACTTGTATAACACGAAAAGCTCGCTGGTACTTTCTCCATTTGTACAGCACAAGCTGGAGCCTTCTTATGAAATTGTTCGAGGTGGTGCTGTCAGTAGTTTTATCTATCAATATAGCCCGAATCTTACGGGTACTATTTCCTATGAATTTACCCTGAACAATGAGGTTACCTTAAATTCACAGGAAAGCCTGCCAGACAGTATCGAAGCTTACAACGTTTCCTCTTTTAATTTGAATGCTTTTTATTCTAAGAGTCTGCGTCGAGGTCAAAAAGGGTGGTCTCTTCAACCTTTTTGGGAGTTATCAGGACTATTTGGAGAAGCAACCTACAGCTTCCAGGAATTTGGCATGGATACCCGGAAGTTCACATCCTTAACTGACAACATTGTATTCGCCAAACGGTTAAACTTTGCCGGAATCTATTATGCCAAGCAAGACTCTCTCCCATCCGATATTCGAATATACAGTGGAGGCACAAACTCCGTCCGTGGATGGAACCGGCAGGAACTGGGGCCTAAGCGCGCCATCATTAATGAACAAGGAGAGTTTGAACAATTTGTCCCGATTGGTGGCCGTGCGATGGTTAGTTTTAATACCGAATTTCGTTTTCAGCTGAATGACTTAATCAAAGGCTTTGGCGTTGCTGCTTTTTTAGATGGCGGACAGGTTTGGAGAAATTTTGGTGATACCGGCACAAGCCCAATACAATTTGGTGTTGGAGGAGGCTTCAGGTATCAATCCCCTATTGGCCCAATCCGGATTGACCTCGCTTATAAAGTCAACCCTACTGATGAGGATTTACGTATTTATCAGGGGCAGAATTTTGGAAGTGCCTGGGACCGGTGGGGCCTCCACTTTAGTATAGGGCAAGCATTTTAACGTATGAGTGAAAACAAACCACATATCGCAGTCCGTATCTTAAAAGCTTTAGGGTGGACTATATTCAGCTTAGTCGTTTTGGCTACTGCGCTTCGGTTCTCGCTCAAAACATCAGCTGTACATAACTTTGCAAAAAGCAAAGTCACTGAACTTGCAAATCAGCAGCTGAACGGAACCCTAAGTATCGGTGATATTAACGGTGATTTATGGAATGACTTCTCAATCATTAACCTGACAATCACTCAATCTGACACTCTTGCTACTCTAGATACCGCACGAATTCAATACAACATTTGGAGCTTACTCGACTATACTTTCAGTGCTTCCCAAGTCAGTATTTCAGGCTTAAATGCCAATGTAATTGAAACCGCTGACAGCACCTTTAATGTTCAGCAATTGATAAAACCCGCCACTCCCAAGGGTCAAGTTGAAGACAGCTCAAGCACGCCTTTTGCCGTAGATATTCAGGCTATAAATCTCAATAACAGCAATATATTTGTACGGTCACATTCTTACCTCCCGGATTCAACTTTGCGGGTAAAAGACCTAAATGCCTCAGCTGGTTTTAGTTTATATGATGAAATTTCAGCCTCGCTATCCTCCCTCTCTTTTAAACTGATAGAAGGCAGGCTTCCAAACCCAATCGCTTTTGAAACGTCGGGTTCTTATTCCGATCAGGAAATCACACTAAACCAATTGGTTATTGAAACAGGCCGTTCCATGTTGAAGGCTAATGGTTTTGCAAATCTTCAGGACTCGACACTACAGGCTCAAGCCGATACCCGGCCCATTTCCTTTGCAGATATTCAGCCTTATTTAACTCAGGAAATTCCTGCACAGGAACTGCAGATTAGCTTAAAAGCAGGTGGAAATCCCGATTCGTTGCACATTGAATTGAAAGCAGAAGGTGAAGGCTTTGATGACTTTGTTGCCATCTCCGATCTTTCTTTCACGAGAAGCCCAACCCTGACAAAATTTGGGGTAAGCGCTCAAAATATTGATGTCGGTTATTTCACAAATGATTCTGTAAAAGCTACCATCTCCGGTTTTCAGGCGACCGTTGAGGGACAAATCACACAAGATTACCCTGCCATGAATGCCACCTGGGGATTTACTTTTTATGATATTAGCTATCAGCAGTATGTATTTGAGCGATTTTTTGGAAGCGGCACCATTATAAATGGAGAGCTACGATCTAATTTCCAAGTTAGTGATGGGGAAGATAAAATTGTCATCAACCCTTATGTAGATCAACTATTTGGTGACTCACCAAACTGGCGGGCTCCCCTTTTTGCTTCTAATCTGGATATTGGATGGTGGTTACAAAACCCTGAATTAACCGGTGAGTTAAGTTTCAGAGGCAATGCTGCTGGTAAAGGGTTCGAGCTTTCTGACGAGACCTGGACTTTCAGTCTCAAAACATCCAGATCCATGAACCGGCCTCCAAGGATCAAAGAAGATGAAAATGGAAAACCTGTAGCGATTTTTCCAAGCGTTGTGGATGACACACTAAGAGTCAACGGTCAGGTGATCTCGCTATTTGATATTGATGGAAGCATCAACAAAGATTCGCTACGTGTTGATGGCTTTGTACAGCTACTTACTGACCGTATTAACTTCTCTACGGTACTCAATGATTATTCAAGCGAAAAACCGACTTATAATTTTGACCTGAATACATCTGAATTTGATTTAACTGAAGTGAATGGACTCGAGGAATTCCCAACCCGAATTAATCTAAAAGCCAATGGCTCAGGCACTTACTTCGATCCGGAGAAATTAGAACTTCAAGCTAACCTTCTTATTGATTCCAGCTATGCCAATGGGGCTTCTTTTGATCGGCTGAACATTATCGCTAATCTGAATAATAATATTCTCACAATATCTGAAGGAGAGCTAAATAGCGAAGTGATTGAAGGAGAGTTTTCCGGTCGCCGAAATCTCGAAGATCAGTCCGATCCTTTAAATAAGTTCAACCTTGATATGCAGATCAAAAACCTGCAGCCGTTAGCCTCTTTGGTCGGAGCTCAAACGTTGAGTGCTTCGGGTACAGTTACAGGAAATGTGACAGAAATTACCCCCGGAAACCTCCTATTTGATGGTGGAATTCAGCTTAATGATATTAATTACGACACTTTATTCTACGCAAACTCCATTTCAGGAAATACCAAAATATCTATTCAGGATCAGTATGGGTATGATTTCTCTCTTAATATCACAGAACCCACTTTTAATGATTTAAGCCTTCAGGATATCAGTCTCTCTACTTTGGGCACCGCGAGTCCCGACTCTGTCTCCGGGAACTTCAACCTCGATATCTCCAGTGATGATGCCGGGAAAATTTCACAGTCCGGAAACTTCGGTGTCAGCCTTGAATCACTCAAAACACATATCCTATGGAATACCTTCACTTTCCAAACGCCGGCCAGTTTACTTTCACTTCAGGCACCGTTCAACCTCACTTATCAGGATGCCTCAATACAAACCGATACGCTTGTACTAAGCTCAGATGACGGAACATATATGAGTTTAGCAATCCCATACGCCGACTCCCTTAATCAGGAAGCCTGGGCGAGTGGACGGGATTTTAACTTTGGTGTCATCCAGGAAATTCTTTTTGATGAGCGTTTTGTTGATGGAATTCTTTCCGGTAACCTGAGCTTTAAAAATAGCCCGGAAGAATTATCAGGCGACGGCCAGTTTACCGTCGATAATCTGGTCTATAAAGGTACAAATGTTGATGTTTTAGACCTCGAATATTACATCGCCTCCAAGCGACTTAAAGCCGAGCTTGGGCTGATTATGAATGGAGAGGAAAAAGTATATGGAAATCTGGATATCCCGTTTGTTCCTGAAGATCCAGAGACTTTGGGCGATGCTTTCTTCAGGGAATCGGTAAGTGGAGTACTCGTTATCAATCCCGTTCGGCTGAGTGAATTTCAAAGCATATTAGATGCGTATCAAATTACCGGAACCGAAGGTATTATCAGCTTTAACGGGGAGCTTTCCGGAACGGCTGGCGAGCCTAATTTTGATGGCGCTTTAACACTGGGAGACCCTACTCTTTCCGGCATTAAAATTGATTCTGCTTTTGCTGAATTCAAATACCATCACCTTGAGAAAAACGTAACTACAAATGCCGAAATTAATGCCCAGGGGCAGACGGCTGCATCTATCCGCTCCAGATTACCAATCTCTGTCGATTTCAGAACCATGGCTTTAAATATGCCGGATGAAACTGATTCTATTTCGGTAAACATGATCACCGACAACTTTAACCTTTCGGTGTTCAATGACTTCCTTGATAAACAATATCTAAACCGATTACGCGGAGTTCTGAATGCTGATATCAATATTGAAGGGACTACGAATACCCTCACGCCAAAAGGATATTTCCGACTGCAGAACGGCCAAATTTCAGTACCAATCGCAGGTATAAAATTGACAGGAATTACTTCTGAACTCAACTTTAGTCAGTCTGGCTTACAGCTTAGTCAGCTTAGTGCCCGCAGTGGAAGCGGCTCCTTTTCAGCTTCGGGAAATATTGATTTGGAAGGTATTGTTCCAACTAACTTAGACATAACAGCCAAAGCAAACCGATTCCGGTTGGCCAACACTTCCGATTATAACCTAACTATAGACCTGGACAGTAAACTCACCGGTAAGCCAACCCAGCCTAAAGCATCCGGAGAATTACGGGTTAAGAACGGCTTTGTATTTCTTCAGGATTTTGGGGAAAAATCGGTTGAGACCATAGAACTTGAAGGTGAAGAAACTTCTTCGTTCAGCGCTTATGACTCCCTTGCAATGGATATGCGGTTTGTTATTGAGCGGAATTTCCTGATTCGAAATAGCAGATATCTTGACTTGGAAATTGCACTCACCGGAGAGCTGGATGCCCAGAAGCAACGAAGCGAAGACCTGCAACTATTCGGCACTTTAGATGCTCAACGCGGATATGTGCGCCCTCTTGGCAAGCAATTTACGCTGGATGAAGGTACGTTTACTTTCAGCGGGCCGGTCGAGGAGCCTGATTTATTTATCAAAACCAGTTATGTGCCTCAATCATCGCAAAAACAGGGCGACCCTATTATCCTCTACTACATTATTGAGGGAAATGCCCAAGATCCGACTTTCCGATTTGAAAGCCAGCCACAAATGGAACAGCAAGATATAATCTGTTACACCTTGTTCAACAAACCTTGCTATGCTCTTGAATCCTGGCAACAAGTGGTGAGTGGAAGCGGCGGCTCTTCCCCAACCGATTTACTGGTAGATGTGCTTTTGGATGAATTTGAAGCTCTCGCTACCCAGCAGCTGGGCATTGACGTCGTTCAGATTGACAACTCCTCGATAAACGGAGGTACGTCTATCAAAACAGGTTGGTACTTAAACCGACGCACCTTCTTCGCTATTGTGAATGAGATCAGCAGCACGACTCCTGAAACACTCTTTATCCTGGAATATCTTCTTACCAAAAATCTGGATCTAATTATTACCCAGGGAGATGATAACCGGCAAGGAATCGATATTCGCTGGCAGTACGACTATTGAAAGTATAAAAGTGTTTAGGTGTTTAAGTGCTTAAGTGCTTACGTGTTGATACTTAAACACTCTAACACTTCAACACTTAGTCTCCCCCCTGCAGCATTCTTCAGCGTTGATTCCACAAGCAGAACATTGACCATGACCGTGAACCCAAACCAGTTCGGCTACCTGCCCACAAAACAGGCATCGGCGTTTGGTTTCCTTATTAGTATTTGTTTGGGGTGATGTTGGTACTTTATCCATCGCCTTCAGTGAGTTCAGCATATGCTACTTCAAGATTAGCACTCAGCGGCAGCCTCCAGCCCGGTGCTTTAAATTCCTCAAAACCGGGTAAGGTTTCGATGCCCGTTATTTCCTCTTTCGACTTTCCTGCATCAATTCCCTTCTGGGTATAATCAAGTAATTCGGCTAAGAAGTCTTTCATAACCATGAGGTCTTCGTTACTCCCAGTAATTCCATAATCCGTGTTACCATGGCCAAAGATATACACCGCATCTTCAGGAAGATCTTCGGCAGTCTTATTGAGCGTTGTGACCCAGTTGGAAATTGAGGCTCCTGAGCCCCGATCAATAAATGGATGAGCTCGATTAAACATCAAATCTCCCATGTGAGCTACATTCGCTTTTTCGAAATAGATTACGGAATCGCCACTTGTATGGGCGCGGCCATAATGGGTCAAATGAACAACTTCATCACCTACCGTTTCTTTCCATGAGGTTTCGTACGTCGTATCGGGATAAACCTGGGCGTCTAAAGTTTCTTGTCCGCGAGACTCTGCAGCTTTTCTCTGTAAATCAGGCACATTCTGATGAGCCACAATTCGCTTCACCTTATCCTTAAATACTGGGTTTCCTGCAGTGTGATCGCCGTGATGATGCGTATTAATCAGCATATCAAAATCAATATCTGTCATCTCCTCCAAACCTGTTACACAATTTTGTGCCGATTCCGGAAACTGGGAGTCGATAATAACAACGGCATCACTATTAACCAACCATCCGATGGTCCCACCGCTTCCTCTAAACGTTCCAACATTTCTTCGAAGAGTTGTAAACGGACTGTCCTGCCCCAGTGCAAAAAGTTTATGGAATGGCATAGTTGCAGCCGCTCCCATTAAAGCAGATTTCAATATAAATTCCCGACGTTTCATATGGCTTCTAATTAGGTTAAGGTGAAGATGCTCATTCAACGCAATATAAAAGACAAAACATTCCGTGCAAGCTTTGAATAGCTATTTCGAGCTATAATACGTGCCGAGGCAGAGTGTCAGTACGAGGAAGAGTCAGTTTATGTCTGGTTTTATTAGCCACTAAATATCTAAAGCACAAAAAGGTTAGGGAAACGGATTTGTAATCAGTTTTGAATTGCTATTTATTTCTTTGATACTATGTTAGCAAACATAACTTCGTTAGTCCTGAGTGATTACATCTTTTCCCCTTAAGAGCTTATCAAGCATTCGACCTCTTCTGTCTTTACTGAATCGAGTTCAGCACAGGCCTCCTTCACAAGGAGAAGGACGCGTTGATAAAATTCATAATCATGAACATATATCGCAGCTATTATAAGATTAGAAAAAGTCTCTCCTTGAGAAGGAGAGATTTAGAGAGGTCGGAGGTATAGGGCTAGAAATAGTTACCGCCTGACTGTGAATATTAACCAATAACGTCTACTCAAAAGCCCACCTTATTTCCTTTCAGCGAACATCCGTAACATCCGCTTTATCCGTGTTCAATTCCGAAGTTTGTAGAAGAACAGCTCAGCTCATTCCTCGATAGCGGCCAGGCTTGTGATTAATCGCCAGAATGATATTCAATGCAATAGAAGCAAGCACCGAAAAGGCTACCGCCTTCCAATCCACAATAAAGAATGCCGCGCAAATAATGATGACATCCGCCACCATTTGAAATTTACCGGCACTGATATCATAATTCTCCTGCAGGAAGATGGACACGATATTCAATCCGCCCAAGCTGGCCTTGTGACGGAATAATGCCAGCAAGCCACTGCCAATCAAGAAGCCACCTAAAATGGCAGCAAACCAGGGATTGATCTCTCCAAATTCAAATATCAGCGGTATCATTTCGGTGAGGAAAGAAACCGTAAAAACAGCCAAAAAGGTTTTGATGGTGAATTCCCAGCCCAGCTTTTTGACCGCTAACACATAAAATGGAAGATTGATCACAAAAAAGATCGGCCCGAAGGTAAAGGGGGTAGCATACTGAGTCAGGAAGGCTACTCCGGCTGTACCGCCAATCAAAAAATTCATATGGGAAAAAATAGCGATGCCAAAAGAGGCTAATAATGAGCCAATGATAATGCCTTGAACATCATCAAAAATGGAGTGTTTCTTTACGCTGGGCGGTGATTGTTCTTCTTGGGTTTTCTCTTGTCTCTTTTCGTCGGGGGATTGGGTTTGTGTCATTAAGTCGTTTCTTCATCCCGGATGAGCAACAAGATTGCTGCGTGCGGGACGATTAAATATTTTTCGTTTTCAAATTCAATTTCATAAGCCTGCTTTTTCAGGAAGATGGCTAAGTCGCCCTCAATGGCCTGCATGCCGATATACTTTGTATCTGTGCTTCCCTTCCATGTTTCTTCAATATCGGTATTGGGAATAGGATAGCCCGGTCCAGTCTTCACGATATAACCGCTTTGGATTTCCTCCTTCTCTTTGACCGAAGCCGGAAGCACCAATCCACTGCGCGTATGGGTTTCCATATCGCGGGGTTTGATGAGTACGCGATCACCTACTACAACAAATTTTTCAATAGAATTCAGATATTCTTGTATCATGTCTTTTGCTTTAGTTCAAAGATAAGGAATTTGATACTTCAATAAACCGTTAGCGTGAATCATTCACACCACTAAAAATGAACTTATCAAGAGCCACAATTTTTCTCTGCATAGCAGGAGTATTTACATCATATGGACATTTCAAAAACCTTAAAAAAGATCCTTGTTGGGCAGAAGACGATTATTTGAGAGAGGTTATGGAACATTTCATTACAAGTGAGAATTGGTCGCCAGAGAGAATTGAAACCGGAACTACTCATTTATCCACCTCACAAATTGAACTGCTCACCAACTCACAAGATTTCCAGACCTGTGTAGATTTGAATGAAGAGTTTGAAGAAGCTATTGCAGCCACCTGGAACAATAATGACAGGAAATTTGACTTCAATTACTATAAAGCCGGGAATTTCTTTTTTGTTATAACTGGAATGGCTCAAAGTTCCGATCCGAATATTCTAGTATCGGGAGTTACCACAATTAGTATTTTTGATAACAATCTGAATGTTTTAGGTGGATATTCTTTCCGCTAACTACAATATGTAAATGGAATTGGACTAAAAATCTCTTAAGTCTTATAGCCAGCCCATATAGTTGCTTTAACCCAACTTTATCGAGCGATGAATCAATCGGAATAGAAATGTGTATCTTCAACAGGACTTCACCCATATTGGAATCGTGCAGGGTTATTCTTTTGAAGATTCCTCGTACTATGATTGAGAGTCCTTCCAAACATATTCTACTCGGAATGACTCTTATGTATTCTATCTTTGATTAATTTTGAATCGAGCTGTTTAACCTTCTTTTTATGAACAACAAATTATGTGTAATCACCGGGGCTAATTCCGGTATCGGTTTTGAAACTACAAAGGCGCTGGCTAAACAAGGCGCATATATTGTGATGGTTTGCCGGAATGAAGACAAAGCTGAAGCTGCCCGCCAGCAGATCATTGATGAAACGTCAAATCCGGGCATTGAAATCGTGCTTTGTGATTTTGCCATCCAGTCTGAAATACGAACAGCGGCCGAACACATCAAAAAGAATTACGAGAAAATAGATGTGCTGATTAATAATCATGGCTTTGTTGCTGCTGAACGAGAAGAAACAGTAGATGGGCTGGAAAAGACTTTTGCCGTAAACCACATTGGCTACTTTTTATTCACCAATTTATTACTGGATCACATCAAAGCCTCCGACTATGCGCGTATTGTAAGCGTTGCTTCCGAAGCTCATAAAACCGGAGAGTTTAATCCCGAAAACATTCAGCTTTCAGAGGGATTTTCTCCAATGAAAGCTTATGGGAATTCAAAGCTTTTCAACATTCTGTTCACTAAAGAGCTTGCTCATCGCCTAACTGAAACCC belongs to Balneola sp. and includes:
- a CDS encoding MBL fold metallo-hydrolase; the encoded protein is MKRREFILKSALMGAAATMPFHKLFALGQDSPFTTLRRNVGTFRGSGGTIGWLVNSDAVVIIDSQFPESAQNCVTGLEEMTDIDFDMLINTHHHGDHTAGNPVFKDKVKRIVAHQNVPDLQRKAAESRGQETLDAQVYPDTTYETSWKETVGDEVVHLTHYGRAHTSGDSVIYFEKANVAHMGDLMFNRAHPFIDRGSGASISNWVTTLNKTAEDLPEDAVYIFGHGNTDYGITGSNEDLMVMKDFLAELLDYTQKGIDAGKSKEEITGIETLPGFEEFKAPGWRLPLSANLEVAYAELTEGDG
- a CDS encoding chaperonin, translating into MIQEYLNSIEKFVVVGDRVLIKPRDMETHTRSGLVLPASVKEKEEIQSGYIVKTGPGYPIPNTDIEETWKGSTDTKYIGMQAIEGDLAIFLKKQAYEIEFENEKYLIVPHAAILLLIRDEETT
- a CDS encoding retinol dehydrogenase translates to MNNKLCVITGANSGIGFETTKALAKQGAYIVMVCRNEDKAEAARQQIIDETSNPGIEIVLCDFAIQSEIRTAAEHIKKNYEKIDVLINNHGFVAAEREETVDGLEKTFAVNHIGYFLFTNLLLDHIKASDYARIVSVASEAHKTGEFNPENIQLSEGFSPMKAYGNSKLFNILFTKELAHRLTETHVTANCLHPGVVASNFAQSGSWLLRTFFTIGKLFMVSPKKGAQTSIYLATSDDVENVNGAYFKNEKAATPSKTARDADAAAELWKMSEKLCGM